Sequence from the Ereboglobus luteus genome:
AAAAGCCTGCGCGCGCGCGTCGTGCCCGCCGCCGGTGCTCGATGTGAGCACGAGAATGCGGAATTTTTCGGAGGAAGGCTGTGCGGGCATGTCGCTCATCGGTCTCCAAAATAATGCGCGGCGATTGCACGCAGCAACCGCCCGGGCAACAAACGCGCGCCCAGCGGCGCGAGCCTGGCTTGGAAAAACGTGCCGGAGCGCACGGTGCCGGAACGTCCGCGACGAAGCGCGCGGCGAAGGTCGCGCGCGGCGCGTTCGGGCAACGGCGCGGCGTTGAACTGCGCGTCAACGGTCTTCCACACGGAAGCCACGCGCTCGTCTTGCGCGACCCCGGCGGGATTCCCGGACGCGGGCTGCATGACGTGGTTAAACGAAGTGCGATAATCACCGGGCCGGAAATCGATCACGCACACCGGGGTGCCGCGCGCCTCAAACGCAAGGCTGGCGCTGAGCGCGGAAAGACCGGCCTTGGCCATGTTGTAGCCGCTCATGTAGGGAAGCGGAAAATCGACAACCAGCGAGGAGATGTTGACGAGGCAGCCGCGTCTGCGCGCCTGCATGGCGCGAAACGCCGTCTGCGCCAGGCGGGCCGTCGTGGCGAGCATGGCGTCGAGCTGCTTTTGCCAAAGCGAAAAATCCACGGAGGCAAAGGGCGCGAACGCGCCATATCCGGCGTTGTTGATGACGATGTCGAAAGAGCGCGTCAAACCGAGCGCGTCGGCCGTCGTGCCGGTCGCGCCCGCATTGCAGGCGGCCTTTTCCAGCGCCGCCATCGCGGCATCGGAATCATCGAGATCAAGCGCGACGGGCGTGAAGGCGCCGGGATGTTTTTGCGCAAGCGGCGCGAGGCGCGCGGTGTCGCGCGCGGTGCCCCACACGCGCACGCCCTCGGCGAGAAGCATTTCGGCGATGGCGCGCCCGATCCCGGAAGACGCGCCGGTGATGAAGGCTGTTTTATATTTTTGGGAAAGCATCACGACAGGAAAACCGCGTCACACTTTTCTCAACACGATCGCCACGTTCGCGCCGCCGAAGCCGCTGCTGTTGTTGAGCACGTGCGTGGCTTGCTTGGTTTCCGATTTCTGGATGATGTTCAGGTCGGCGCAACCGGGGTCGATTTCGGTGATGTGCGCGGAGCCGGGAATAAAACCCTCGCGAAGGGCGAGCGCGCAGAAACCGGTTTCCATCGCGCCGGCAAGCGAAAGGCCGTGGCCGGTGAGCGCCTTGGTGCTGCTCACAAGCGGACGCGCCCCCGCTTCGCCGAATACCGAGCGAATCGCCTTCGCCTCGGAAAGGTCGCCGATGGTCGTCGAGGTGGCGTGCGCGTTGATGTAATCGATATCGGCGGGATTGAGCGCCGTGAAGCGAAGCGCATGCCGGATGGCGGCAGCGAGCCCGGAGCCGTCGGGATGCGAAATGGCGACATTGTGGCCGTCGGACGCCTGCCCCCAGCCGGAAACTTCGCAATAGGGCGTGGCGCCGCGGCGAAACACTTCCTCCTGGCTTTCGAGCACAAGCGCCGTCGCCCCGCCCGTGCCCACAAATCCATCGCGCGCGGCATCGAACGGACGCGAGGCCTTGGCGGGATCGGTTTGCTGCGAAAGCGTGCGCATGCCGGCGAACGGCAGGATCGCGTCCATGTTGCCGTCCTCCGCGCCAACGACAAACATGCGTTTCTGGCGGCCGCGCGAGATTTCATCAAAGGCAAACCCAAGCGCGTGCGACGACGACGCGCACGCCGACGAAAACCCGGTTGACGCACCCTTGATCTTGTAGTGCGCGACGAGGTTGAAATTAAGTGTGCCGGCGATGGACGCCACAATCCCGAGCGGAGGACAGCGCATGACGCCCTGCGTGTGCATGCGGTGCAACAAATGGCCGAGCATTCCGGGGGTGCCGCCCGACGCCGCATAGAGGCCGGTGTCCTCATTGGAAGTGTCGGCTTCGGAAAGCCGCGCATCCTCGACCGCCTGCTGCATGGCGCACCAGCCGTAAAAGGCGTTTGGCCCCATGCTGCGAAGCGTGTCGCGACGCGGATGATAACGGTCGGGATACGTCCAGTCCTCGGGATCAAAGGAATCGGTGCTGAAATCCTTGATGGGCGCGGCCACCTTAACGGGGCAATCCGGCCGCTGGAACGGCGGATAAAGCGCCATCCCATGTTTCAACTCGCGCAAGCTTTGGCTGACGCTTGCCGCGTCATTGCCAATGCTGGTGATAAAGCCGAGGCCGGTGATAAAAACTTTGGACATGAGTGGAAACGGACAAAGACACACGGCATTTCATGTGGTGGCAAAAAAATAGTGGCGGCGGCCATTCCGGCCGCCTGAGTTTTTACGTTTTTTTAAACAACGCAAAAGATCCGCTTCTATTTTGTCTCCCCAACTTCCGGTGTTTCCGTCACTTCCGGCGCCGGCTCGGCATAACCAAAGGTAAGCGTGATTTCCTCGGCAATCACGGCTTTTTCCTGACCGACGCGGATGGAGCCCTCAAATGTGGCGAGGGGCATGTGCACGCGTTTTGGCTTTACCGAAAGCGTGAGCAGGTCGCCGGGTTTGCAAACGCGGTGGCAGCGCACGCCGTCGCACGAGGTGAAGTAGATTGTCTTTGGGTCGATGGGCTTGTCCTCATTGCCCGGCTCGGCGGGAAGCACGCCCTCGATAATCGCGAACACGGCGAGCTGGCCGAGCGCCTCGAGCATCAACGACGCGGGCATGACGGGATTGTCCTTGAAATGGCCCTGAAGGAAAAACTCCTCGCCGGTGATCTGGTATTTGCCCTGCGCGCCCGAGTTGCCGACCGAGGCCTCGTTGAGAAAAAGGAAGGGCGGCTGCATCGGCATGACGGCGGCGATTTGCTCGATGGGAAAAAAGCGCGTGGGTTTTGGCAGGGGCAGCCCGCGGAGCTTGCAATCAATGAAAATCTTCACGTCGCCAACCGTGCGCAAGTTGCGCAACTCGTCGTTTTGAATCTGCACCTGAAGCACTTCCTCGGTCAGGATCACGATCTCCATCATCGTAAGCGAATCAATGCCGAGATCATCGACAAGGCGCACGTCGTCGGTGTTTTCGCGGAGCTTCGGACGCAGGTCGGGCTCGGCGTAACGCTCGATGATGCCGATTACGATCGCCGGCACGAGCGAGGGCTCGCGCGAGGACTGAAACTTAATCGCCGCCTCAACCGTCGCGGGCGAGCAGCGTTTGAGCGAATTGCGCAACGCCTGTTCGGGCGTCTCCGTGGTTTGTGCGTCACCGGCGGATGCCGGAGCGTTGTTGTCGTTCACTTCGTGAGACATATTTTGTAGAAAAAGTTTTATCGCGGCCGGATTTACCGGCTCAGTTTTCGTTTTCGGCGAGCCAGCGCTCGACCTCGATCGCAGCCTGGCAACCCATGCCCGCGGCCGTGATGGCCTGCCGGTAAACATGATCGGCGCAATCCCCCGCCACATAAACGCCGGGGATGTGCGTGCGCACTTGCGAGCCGGCGGCGGGTTTCAGGTAACCTTGCCCGTCGGTCACGAGCGCGTCGGCAAACGGCGCGGTGTTCGGCTCGTGGCCGATCGCGACAAACAGCCCCTTGATTGGAAGCACGCTCTCGACGTCGTTGTTCACATTGCGAACGCGCAGGCCGCTGACCGCGCCCTCAGCCACGCCCTCGACGGCCACCGGCACGCTGTTCCAAACCATCTCGATCTTCGGATGCGCCACGGTGCGCTCGGCCATGATCTTCGACGCGCGCAACGCGTCGCGCCGGTGCACGAGGTAAACCTTGCTCGCGAAGCGCGTCAGAAAAAGCGCCTCCTCGCACGCGCTGTCGCCGCCGCCGATCACCGCAATGTCCATGCCGCGGTAAAACGCGCCGTCGCACGTGGCGCAGGTCGACACGCCCTTGCCGCCATAAAGCTCCTTTTCCCCGGGAACACCCGTCATGCGCGGCGCGGCGCCGGTCGCGATGATGACCGCCTTCGCCAAAATCTCGCGCTCCTCGGTGCGCAATTTCAGCGGGGTTGAGGCAAAATCAACCGACACCACGCGGCCCGTCTCGAAACGCGCCGAAAACTTCGCCGCCTGCTGGCGCAGGTTGTCCATGAGCTGAAAGCCGTCCACGCCCTGCGGAAATCCGGGAAAGTTCTCCACCTCCGATGTCGTTGTGAGCTGTCCGCCCGGCTGCCCGCCCTCGAGGACGAGCGGGGAGAGATTGGCGCGCCCCGTGTAAATGGCGGCGGTGAGGCCCGCGCACCCGGTGCCGATGATGACGACGTTTTCAACGGAATGTGACATGCCCTTGATATGAGGCGAAAACCTTCGCGAAAGGAAAGGGCAAATATTTACCCCCCGCATTTTGACCGTTTTTACAATCGAGTTTTCACAAGGCAGAAAAATTATGAGAATTATTTTGTAACATTTACTGGACACCTCGTGTCAAAAAGCCCACCTATTCAGCCTTGGCACGGCATATTGTGCATGCTGCGCCCGCGTAGTATTACATCAATCCACGCCAAGCAAAGATTAACTACATAACATTCCACATGAAGAAAACCGCTTCCTTGAAGATCGCCGGCGCTGTCCTCGCCTCCGTTCTCTCAACCCTGGCAATTCGCGCTGATCTCGCCATCAACGAAAACGTAAGCCTCTTCGGCTACGCCGCCGGCTCGATCACTTACAACAAAGTGCAGCAGAAAAGCACCGACACCACGATGGATATCGATGCCGCCAAGCTCGGAGTGACGCTCGATTTCTCGCCAATCACTGCGACCATCAGTGGTTACACCGATGCCGGCGCCAGCAAAATCTATCTGCTCGACGCCTACGTCAGCTACGACTTCGGCAGCAAGCTCAAGCTCTCCGCCGGACGCTTCGTCACCTGGCTCGGCTACGAATCGTTCGATCTCGTTGACAACACCTTCAGCTCCTTCGGCAACGCGACCATCTCCGATTCGCTCTTCAACAACATCATCCCCAGCTACCAGCACGGCGTGCGGATTGAATACGTGAACGAAAAGGCCAAACTCGGCCTCTCCGCCGTCGATTCCGTTTACAATGTGAACGACGAATTCTACCGCGGTGACGGTGATGTGCGCGACGGCTTCGGCGTCGAAGGTAATTTCACCTACACCGAAGAGCAATGGACGCTCGGCATGACCCTCGCCTACCAATACACCAAGGCCGGCTATCAGGATTTCGGCGGTATTGATCCCTATATCGACGAACCCGAGACCTTCACCGCCGACATCTGGCTCGAGCGCAAAATCGGTGAAGACATCACCATTGCCGGTGAAATCGTCCTCATGCGTGAAAAGATCAAGGGTGTCGACGCCAAGAACACCTTCTACGCAATGCTGATGGCCAAGCAGCAAATCGACGAAAAGATCGCGATTGCCGGCCGCTTTAGCTTCGGCGACAGGAAGGATTACGGCAACTTCTGGAAAGTCACCGTTTCGCCCGTCACCTACGAAGTCACCAAGAACCTCGAAATCCGCACCGAAATGGGATACACCCGCTTCGACAAGGATCTTCGTGACCACGGCATGCCCAAGTATGAGTTCACCGCCGGAGTTCAGGCTGTCCTGAAATTCTAAGAAAACGAATTCAGTTAACTTTTCATCACGGCCCGTCCTTCGATTGAGAGGACGGGCCGTTGTTTTTAATGGCGTTTCGAAGCCCCTCCCCGTTTTCTAAACCCACTTCGCAAATCACCGTGAGCACTGCCGACAC
This genomic interval carries:
- a CDS encoding beta-ketoacyl-[acyl-carrier-protein] synthase family protein yields the protein MSKVFITGLGFITSIGNDAASVSQSLRELKHGMALYPPFQRPDCPVKVAAPIKDFSTDSFDPEDWTYPDRYHPRRDTLRSMGPNAFYGWCAMQQAVEDARLSEADTSNEDTGLYAASGGTPGMLGHLLHRMHTQGVMRCPPLGIVASIAGTLNFNLVAHYKIKGASTGFSSACASSSHALGFAFDEISRGRQKRMFVVGAEDGNMDAILPFAGMRTLSQQTDPAKASRPFDAARDGFVGTGGATALVLESQEEVFRRGATPYCEVSGWGQASDGHNVAISHPDGSGLAAAIRHALRFTALNPADIDYINAHATSTTIGDLSEAKAIRSVFGEAGARPLVSSTKALTGHGLSLAGAMETGFCALALREGFIPGSAHITEIDPGCADLNIIQKSETKQATHVLNNSSGFGGANVAIVLRKV
- the trxB gene encoding thioredoxin-disulfide reductase gives rise to the protein MSHSVENVVIIGTGCAGLTAAIYTGRANLSPLVLEGGQPGGQLTTTSEVENFPGFPQGVDGFQLMDNLRQQAAKFSARFETGRVVSVDFASTPLKLRTEEREILAKAVIIATGAAPRMTGVPGEKELYGGKGVSTCATCDGAFYRGMDIAVIGGGDSACEEALFLTRFASKVYLVHRRDALRASKIMAERTVAHPKIEMVWNSVPVAVEGVAEGAVSGLRVRNVNNDVESVLPIKGLFVAIGHEPNTAPFADALVTDGQGYLKPAAGSQVRTHIPGVYVAGDCADHVYRQAITAAGMGCQAAIEVERWLAENEN
- a CDS encoding outer membrane beta-barrel protein translates to MKKTASLKIAGAVLASVLSTLAIRADLAINENVSLFGYAAGSITYNKVQQKSTDTTMDIDAAKLGVTLDFSPITATISGYTDAGASKIYLLDAYVSYDFGSKLKLSAGRFVTWLGYESFDLVDNTFSSFGNATISDSLFNNIIPSYQHGVRIEYVNEKAKLGLSAVDSVYNVNDEFYRGDGDVRDGFGVEGNFTYTEEQWTLGMTLAYQYTKAGYQDFGGIDPYIDEPETFTADIWLERKIGEDITIAGEIVLMREKIKGVDAKNTFYAMLMAKQQIDEKIAIAGRFSFGDRKDYGNFWKVTVSPVTYEVTKNLEIRTEMGYTRFDKDLRDHGMPKYEFTAGVQAVLKF
- a CDS encoding SDR family NAD(P)-dependent oxidoreductase, whose protein sequence is MLSQKYKTAFITGASSGIGRAIAEMLLAEGVRVWGTARDTARLAPLAQKHPGAFTPVALDLDDSDAAMAALEKAACNAGATGTTADALGLTRSFDIVINNAGYGAFAPFASVDFSLWQKQLDAMLATTARLAQTAFRAMQARRRGCLVNISSLVVDFPLPYMSGYNMAKAGLSALSASLAFEARGTPVCVIDFRPGDYRTSFNHVMQPASGNPAGVAQDERVASVWKTVDAQFNAAPLPERAARDLRRALRRGRSGTVRSGTFFQARLAPLGARLLPGRLLRAIAAHYFGDR
- a CDS encoding phosphopantetheine-binding protein produces the protein MSHEVNDNNAPASAGDAQTTETPEQALRNSLKRCSPATVEAAIKFQSSREPSLVPAIVIGIIERYAEPDLRPKLRENTDDVRLVDDLGIDSLTMMEIVILTEEVLQVQIQNDELRNLRTVGDVKIFIDCKLRGLPLPKPTRFFPIEQIAAVMPMQPPFLFLNEASVGNSGAQGKYQITGEEFFLQGHFKDNPVMPASLMLEALGQLAVFAIIEGVLPAEPGNEDKPIDPKTIYFTSCDGVRCHRVCKPGDLLTLSVKPKRVHMPLATFEGSIRVGQEKAVIAEEITLTFGYAEPAPEVTETPEVGETK